GGGGGAAATGACCCTTCGCAAGGCCCTCACCCATTCAAAAAACATCCCCGCGGTCCGTCTGATTGAAAAGCTGGGGACGGCCAGCGTGATCTCTTTTGCCCGGTCCCTGGGCATTGAATCGAAACTTTTGCCCAACCTGTCTCTGGCGTTGGGCACATCCGAGCTCACCCTCTTGGAATTGACCGCCGCCTATGCGGTATTTCCCAACAGCGGCACCTGCATCCGGCCCGCCCCCGTCACCGAAATCCGGGATAAAAACCGGCGGCTGATCTGGCAGCCGGAGATCAAGCGGCGGGCGGTCATGTCAGATGCCGGGGCGGCCATTATGGTGGATATGCTGCAAGGCGTGATTGAGGCGGGTACGGGCAGAAAAGCACAAGGGATGGTACGACCGATCGGCGGGAAAACCGGCACCACGAACCAATACAAAGACGCCCTGTTCATTGGATTTTCCCCCGCCATTGCGGCCGGGGTCTGGGTGGGGCGTGATAATTACACCACCCTGGGCCGGCATGAAACCGGCGCCCGGGCCGCGTTACCCATATGGCAGGCATTTATGCAAAATGCGCTAAAGAATGAACCCTATCGATATTTTGATATCCCGGATACTGTTACAGCGCGCTGCATGCATCCGGATACCGGCAAATTGACGGCACCGGGGCCGCACTGTGTAAACACCTTGTTCCGCGAAGAAACGCTTCAGCCTGACTGATAAAAAACTTGATCCCGCGCCGGATAATCGATACAACGCGCGTATGATCCGCAAGGCCAACATAGAGGATGTCAAGACCATTCATGCCATCCTCAAATATCGCGGCGAAAAGGGCGAGCTCCTCGCCCGGCCCCTGAGCCGCCTCTATGACCATGTGCGGGATTTCTGGGTCTATGTGGATGGGCAAACCGATCGCATTGTCGGCTGTTGCGCCCTGCAGTTCTGCTGGGAGGATCTGGCGGAAATCCGCTCCCTGGCGGTGGATGACACGCGGCAAAACCAGGGCATCGGCAATCAGCTCATAGAAACCGCCTTTGCCGAAGCCCGGCAGTTTAAAATCAAAAAGCTGTTTACCCTGACCTATAAGCCCGAATTTTTCAAAAAATTCGGGTTTGTGGTCATCGACCGCTCAGAGCTGCCCCTAAAAATCTGGGCGGACTGCATCCATTGCGTCAAATTTCCGGACTGTGATGAAATTGCGATGCTCAAAGAGCCGGTTTAAGAATATATAAGGTTATAGTACAGCGGCGGATAAAACCAGTTATGGGGCCTGGGCAGAATCTGCTGGGAGCCCACGGTCAGCCAGTAGGACTCGAGCTTTATCTCCCGAAGCTTTCCGGTATCCGGCGGTATGGCATGGGAGGTATAGGAATAGGTCACCTGGAAAAGGAATACCCCGTTTTTGTCTTCGCTGGCGATCAAATAATTCTCTTTGAACTCCTTGATCGTCATTTGATTGGCCTCGGCTACCCGGCTCATCTCCTTCTGCGAAAGCTTGATCAGAACAATTTTGGTGACCCCGCGGTCCGAATAGCGCAGCAGCGTCCGGGATTCGCTGCTTGAGACATAAACCGTGGAGATGCAGGGAATCCGCCGCAAAAATTGAGCGGCCACAATGGCGGCCGTACGCCGCCCCCCCACCATATCCGGCAGGCCGTAATATTCAAAAAACTTTTTCTGAATATCCTCGGCATGCTTCTCGCCCTTCTCATAGATATCCTTGGAAATATAGCGCAGGCGGCGGGCCATGTCTTCGGCCGCCTCGGTGATCGGCCAGTCGATGCGCACATGGAAATGCGAGAGCTGGTAGCGATGCTTTCCCCTGGGCTGGGCGGTATCCCGTTGAACAAGCAGCGCGTAATCCACGGGGAGCAGATCTTTTAAAAAATCAAAAAAATGAACGGATTCCAAAAACTTCTGGGTCCGGTCGAAATCATTTTTCAATGTCAGGGTCTTGGATCGGAGCAGGTTGGTTTTGGTCGTGCGGTTGGAATCAAAAAAACGGATGTATTTTTTATGCTTGGCCGGAATGTGATCTTCAAGAAATATCAAAAGAAATGAATTCTGGCACTCATACTCGACCTTGGGAATCCGGGCCCGGGGTTTTAACTCTTTGCGCTCGACAAACGGATAATCCATTCCTTTGCGCTTGAAATTCTCATAGGATTCGGTCAGCGCATACTCTAATACAAATTGATCCAGTTCATCGCGAAGCAGATTATAATAGGATCGCCGCAGGCGATCGGCTAAACTTAATTCCTCCCTGATACGCCAATGCAATACATTCCCCCGTTACCGGTAGATAGTTATCAATACCTAAATTGAGATCCCAACCCAAAGCCTTCCGCCGCTGTCATTTCGAGGAACGAAAGTGACGAGAAATCTTAAAAAAAATCATGTGAATATAAGATTTCTCGCTGCCGCTCGAAATGACAACCGAGCCAAATTAACATTCTGATTAAATCTATTGTAACATCGAATCAAAAAATAGTCAACTGAAATAATTGACTATCTTTCACCAAATCGTTCCGCCCACCGGTATATTGCGGTTCGATAATAAATCGCCGCACCGACCATTACCAGACTTACCCCCAAAATAATTGCATAAAGGCCGTACATGCCGTGAGACAAAACGCCGCCATGCAGGCTAAGCATTAACGTGCCCGGCATCCGGCCCAGACCCGCCATGATGATAAACATTCTAAAGGGAACAGCCGTCCCGCCCAGAAAAAGACAAAAATAATCCTTGGGAAACCCCGGAAAAATGAAAAACGCCAGGATCATAATCAGGCCCTGACGGGTGAGAAATACATCCATGCGCTCAAGCTGATCCCGGGGAATCAGCTTTCGGATAAACCGGTAGCCCAGAAATCGGCCGACCCCGAAATTGAGGGCCGAG
The Desulfobacterales bacterium DNA segment above includes these coding regions:
- a CDS encoding N-acetyltransferase gives rise to the protein MIRKANIEDVKTIHAILKYRGEKGELLARPLSRLYDHVRDFWVYVDGQTDRIVGCCALQFCWEDLAEIRSLAVDDTRQNQGIGNQLIETAFAEARQFKIKKLFTLTYKPEFFKKFGFVVIDRSELPLKIWADCIHCVKFPDCDEIAMLKEPV
- a CDS encoding VTT domain-containing protein gives rise to the protein MPPIRSWLFSRYGLALGIFVIVSAVLAGIFVNHLLDLYDILTDREAVKSFIEAWGAAAPLAFMLVQILQVLLAPIPGELSGFVGGYLFGVGYGFVYSTIALTIGSALNFGVGRFLGYRFIRKLIPRDQLERMDVFLTRQGLIMILAFFIFPGFPKDYFCLFLGGTAVPFRMFIIMAGLGRMPGTLMLSLHGGVLSHGMYGLYAIILGVSLVMVGAAIYYRTAIYRWAERFGER